In Clostridium sporogenes, one genomic interval encodes:
- a CDS encoding helix-turn-helix transcriptional regulator, with product MKNKKMKIDRIECDMSQEQLADAVGVARQTIGLIEAGKYNPSLNLCISICKALNKTLNDLFWEES from the coding sequence ATGAAAAATAAAAAAATGAAAATTGACCGCATTGAGTGTGATATGTCGCAAGAGCAACTAGCGGATGCTGTTGGTGTGGCTAGACAAACTATTGGATTAATTGAAGCAGGTAAATATAACCCATCTCTTAATTTGTGTATATCAATTTGTAAGGCATTAAATAAAACATTAAATGATTTATTTTGGGAAGAGTCTTAA
- a CDS encoding amino acid ABC transporter permease produces MSNLSDITIFILKGSIISFKLFIVTIIFSIPLGILIAMGKNSKIKPLKIILSAYTWIFRGTPLMLQLFFAYFGLPVIGIRLEPLTAAYLTFIINYGAYLAETFRAGIESIDKGQVEAAKVLGFTYNQTMFKIIVPQAIRNVIPPICNESINLIKDSALVAAIGIGDMLRAAKEVVTRDFTITPFFIAAGIYLLITAFLVLIFRTLEKKYAY; encoded by the coding sequence GTGTCTAATCTTTCAGATATAACTATATTTATATTAAAAGGTAGTATTATTTCTTTTAAATTATTCATAGTAACAATAATATTTTCTATTCCACTAGGTATTTTAATAGCAATGGGGAAAAATTCTAAAATTAAACCTTTAAAAATTATCTTAAGTGCTTATACTTGGATATTTAGAGGAACCCCTCTAATGCTACAATTATTCTTTGCCTATTTCGGACTTCCCGTAATAGGCATAAGATTGGAACCATTAACCGCAGCTTATTTAACATTTATAATTAACTATGGAGCGTATCTTGCAGAAACCTTTAGAGCAGGTATAGAATCTATTGATAAAGGACAAGTTGAAGCTGCTAAAGTATTAGGTTTTACCTACAATCAAACTATGTTTAAAATAATTGTACCACAGGCTATAAGAAACGTTATACCGCCAATATGTAACGAAAGTATAAATTTAATTAAAGATTCTGCTCTAGTAGCTGCCATAGGAATAGGAGATATGCTAAGAGCTGCAAAGGAAGTAGTAACTAGAGATTTCACCATAACACCTTTCTTTATAGCTGCAGGTATATATTTATTAATAACAGCATTTTTAGTACTCATATTTAGAACTTTAGAAAAAAAATATGCATACTAA
- the thiM gene encoding hydroxyethylthiazole kinase, translating to MGNKNVIQKMREKTPLIHCITNYVTINDCANILLSFGASPAMCEAYDEVYDFVSISSALYINLGTLTKEQETAAILASISAKNHNVPVVIDPVGCPAIKRKAEVINRIAEVGRIDIIKGNIGEIKFLAGMDSETRGVDSLDNGENALDACMQLAKKYNCIVAATGEKDFVSDGKRGSVIKNGTEMLTKVTGAGCMLGALCAATCANFEDKLVSTTAAILSMNIAGEKAYEKAQLPGSFRIALIDNIYMISDEEIWERGNVEWK from the coding sequence ATGGGAAATAAAAATGTTATACAAAAAATGAGAGAAAAAACTCCACTTATTCACTGCATAACTAACTATGTTACTATAAACGATTGTGCTAATATACTTCTTTCCTTTGGTGCTTCTCCTGCTATGTGTGAAGCCTATGACGAGGTTTATGATTTTGTATCTATATCTTCTGCTTTATATATAAATTTAGGAACTTTAACTAAAGAGCAGGAGACTGCAGCAATACTTGCTTCTATCTCTGCCAAAAATCATAATGTACCTGTAGTTATAGACCCTGTAGGATGCCCTGCTATAAAAAGAAAAGCTGAAGTTATAAATAGAATCGCTGAAGTTGGAAGAATAGATATTATCAAAGGAAACATAGGAGAAATTAAGTTTTTAGCAGGAATGGATTCTGAAACTAGAGGGGTGGATTCTCTAGATAATGGTGAAAATGCTTTAGATGCTTGCATGCAATTAGCAAAAAAATATAATTGCATTGTGGCCGCTACCGGCGAAAAAGATTTTGTATCCGATGGGAAAAGAGGTTCTGTAATAAAAAATGGTACAGAGATGTTAACTAAAGTAACTGGAGCTGGTTGTATGCTAGGTGCCCTATGTGCCGCTACCTGCGCAAATTTTGAAGATAAATTAGTATCTACTACAGCCGCCATATTATCTATGAACATTGCTGGAGAAAAAGCATACGAAAAAGCACAACTACCTGGTAGTTTTAGAATTGCTTTAATAGATAATATATATATGATATCTGATGAAGAAATTTGGGAAAGAGGTAATGTAGAATGGAAATAA
- a CDS encoding D-alanine--D-alanine ligase, with translation MKIGVIMGGISTEREVSLNSGREVIKYLELLEHEIIPIIIDKKEDVMEKAKGIDFAFLALHGEFGEDGTVQSVLQTLDIPYSGCGPLTSAICMDKDMTKKILKYANINTADWVNVSSVENIDYEAIEKIGYPVFVKPNSGGSSVATNLVKDKEGIKEAVELALKYDKEVMIENYTKGEEITCCMLNGKMLPVLAIRPHAEFFDYTAKYADGGSDEVVIELEENLHKKVEEMALACWKELKCEVYVRVDMIVKEGVPYVLELNTLPGMTKNSLFPKSANAVGISFAELLDLIVKYSLEVER, from the coding sequence ATGAAAATTGGAGTTATAATGGGTGGAATATCTACAGAGAGAGAGGTTTCCTTGAATTCTGGTAGAGAAGTTATAAAATATTTAGAGCTTTTAGAACATGAAATTATTCCTATTATTATAGATAAAAAAGAAGATGTTATGGAAAAAGCTAAGGGCATAGATTTTGCTTTCCTAGCATTGCATGGTGAATTTGGTGAAGATGGAACAGTTCAATCAGTTCTTCAAACTTTAGATATACCTTATTCAGGATGTGGTCCTTTAACAAGTGCTATATGTATGGATAAGGATATGACTAAAAAAATATTAAAATATGCTAATATAAATACAGCAGATTGGGTAAATGTATCTAGTGTAGAGAATATAGATTACGAAGCTATAGAAAAAATAGGGTATCCAGTGTTCGTAAAACCTAATAGTGGTGGATCAAGTGTAGCTACTAATTTGGTAAAAGATAAAGAGGGCATAAAAGAAGCAGTAGAGCTTGCATTAAAATATGATAAAGAAGTTATGATAGAAAATTATACAAAAGGTGAAGAGATAACTTGCTGTATGCTAAATGGCAAAATGTTACCAGTATTAGCTATAAGACCACATGCAGAATTCTTTGACTACACAGCAAAATATGCAGATGGTGGATCAGATGAAGTGGTTATAGAATTAGAAGAAAATCTTCATAAAAAGGTAGAGGAAATGGCCTTAGCTTGTTGGAAGGAATTGAAATGTGAAGTATATGTAAGGGTAGATATGATAGTTAAAGAGGGAGTACCTTATGTATTAGAATTAAATACATTACCTGGTATGACAAAAAATAGTTTGTTCCCTAAGAGTGCTAATGCAGTAGGAATATCCTTTGCAGAATTATTAGATTTAATAGTTAAATATTCACTAGAAGTAGAAAGATAA
- the thiD gene encoding bifunctional hydroxymethylpyrimidine kinase/phosphomethylpyrimidine kinase, which yields MKKVLTIAGSDSCGGAGIQADIKTMSSLGVYAMSIITAVTAQNSIGVQDVHEVPKNMVESQIKSIFDDIDVDAVKIGMLSNSETIKSIKECLEKYKAKNIVLDPVMVSKSGYFLLKPEAIEELKKLISITNIVTPNIPEAEVLSKIEINSEDDMKKAATIIQAMGVKNVLVKGGHRCSDANDILLYEDKFITIPGNRIETKNTHGTGCTLSSAIASYLAKGFSIEKSVSLSKEYITKAIENSFPIGEGVGPVGHFIELYKKAHLDF from the coding sequence ATGAAAAAAGTTTTAACTATAGCTGGCTCTGATAGTTGTGGGGGAGCTGGTATTCAAGCAGACATTAAAACTATGAGCTCTTTAGGAGTATATGCTATGAGCATAATAACTGCTGTAACCGCTCAAAATTCCATAGGTGTACAAGATGTTCATGAAGTGCCAAAGAACATGGTTGAATCCCAAATCAAATCTATATTTGATGATATAGATGTAGATGCTGTAAAAATAGGTATGCTGTCCAATTCTGAAACTATAAAATCTATAAAAGAATGCTTAGAAAAATATAAAGCTAAAAATATAGTTTTAGATCCTGTTATGGTCTCTAAAAGTGGTTATTTTCTTCTTAAGCCAGAGGCTATAGAAGAACTAAAAAAATTAATTTCTATAACTAACATTGTAACCCCTAATATACCAGAGGCTGAAGTTCTGAGTAAAATAGAAATCAATTCAGAAGATGATATGAAGAAAGCTGCTACTATAATCCAAGCTATGGGAGTCAAAAACGTTTTAGTTAAAGGTGGCCATAGATGCAGTGATGCAAATGACATACTTCTTTATGAAGATAAATTTATAACAATCCCTGGTAACAGAATAGAAACAAAAAATACTCATGGTACTGGCTGTACATTATCCTCTGCTATAGCTTCTTATTTAGCTAAAGGCTTTAGCATAGAAAAATCAGTATCTTTATCTAAAGAATATATTACAAAAGCTATCGAGAATTCCTTCCCTATTGGTGAAGGCGTAGGTCCTGTTGGACATTTTATAGAGCTTTATAAAAAAGCACATTTAGATTTTTAA
- a CDS encoding branched-chain amino acid ABC transporter permease, producing MIIEVLVNGITLGSIYCLAALGFNMIFGVLKMLNFAHGEILMFGTFVFFTMVSIFKIPLILAIVLTIVITGLIGVLLYLIAYKPVLKGDAMAPLLSSLGVSIMLEALGQLIWGTEIIPFPINIPKGTYSIASIKLSNIQIFIFLFSITLMIILYKFIMKSNIGLQIRALSYNRKYAELMGIETDKITMIVFSLATILAMVSGILSSMYYDALYVTMGSGVMIKAFAAAILGGIGSIPGALVGGYILGVSESLVGAYISTSYVDGIAFIILVLVLIIKPNGIFGEEIKEKV from the coding sequence ATGATTATAGAAGTATTAGTAAATGGAATTACCCTAGGCAGCATATATTGTTTGGCTGCCCTGGGCTTTAATATGATTTTTGGTGTATTAAAAATGTTAAACTTTGCTCATGGTGAAATATTAATGTTTGGAACTTTTGTTTTTTTTACCATGGTAAGCATATTTAAAATACCATTAATTTTAGCTATTGTTTTAACTATAGTTATTACTGGACTTATAGGGGTTTTATTATATTTAATAGCTTATAAACCAGTATTAAAAGGAGATGCAATGGCTCCTCTTTTAAGTTCATTAGGAGTTTCTATAATGTTAGAAGCTTTAGGACAACTTATATGGGGAACAGAAATAATACCTTTTCCAATAAATATACCTAAAGGAACATATTCTATTGCTTCAATAAAGCTGTCTAATATACAAATATTTATTTTCTTATTTTCTATAACTTTAATGATAATTTTATACAAATTTATAATGAAAAGTAATATTGGATTACAGATAAGAGCATTGTCTTATAATAGAAAATATGCAGAACTTATGGGAATAGAAACAGATAAAATTACTATGATAGTTTTTTCTTTAGCTACTATATTAGCTATGGTTTCAGGAATATTAAGTAGTATGTATTACGATGCCCTTTATGTCACTATGGGAAGTGGCGTAATGATTAAGGCTTTTGCTGCTGCTATTTTAGGTGGTATTGGAAGTATTCCAGGAGCGTTGGTTGGAGGATATATATTAGGAGTATCTGAGAGTTTAGTTGGAGCTTATATTTCTACATCCTATGTGGATGGGATAGCCTTTATAATATTAGTTCTAGTATTAATTATTAAACCTAATGGAATATTTGGTGAAGAAATTAAGGAGAAAGTATAG
- a CDS encoding amino acid ABC transporter substrate-binding protein yields MKKKNILFSILIMGLIFMLTGCGNKSKEDTSLKDIKNKGEFVVGLDDSFPPMGFKNDKGEIVGFDIDLAKEVAKKMGVKVVFKPVQWDGVVLSLNNKDIDVIWNGLTITEKRKEQINFSKPYVENKQIIVVNNGSNIKSKKDLNKKTVAIQLGSSSEVALDSDKDFVKSLKELKKYSNNTEALMDLQAKRVDAVVVDEVVGRYYISKKPNVFKVLDEDFGGESYGVGFRKTDNSFREAVDKALDEVIKDGTADKISEKWFGKGIF; encoded by the coding sequence ATGAAGAAAAAGAATATATTATTTTCAATTTTAATAATGGGGTTAATCTTTATGCTAACAGGCTGTGGTAACAAATCAAAAGAAGATACTTCCCTTAAGGATATCAAAAACAAAGGTGAATTTGTTGTAGGTTTAGATGATAGCTTCCCTCCTATGGGATTTAAAAATGATAAAGGTGAAATAGTTGGATTTGATATTGATTTAGCTAAAGAAGTAGCTAAAAAAATGGGAGTTAAAGTGGTATTTAAGCCCGTTCAATGGGATGGTGTAGTTCTTAGTTTAAATAATAAAGATATTGATGTTATTTGGAATGGACTTACTATAACTGAAAAAAGAAAAGAACAAATAAATTTTTCAAAACCTTATGTAGAAAATAAACAAATAATAGTTGTTAATAATGGCTCTAATATAAAGTCAAAAAAAGATTTAAATAAAAAAACTGTAGCTATACAATTAGGTAGTAGTAGTGAAGTTGCTTTAGACTCAGATAAAGACTTTGTAAAATCATTAAAAGAATTAAAAAAATACTCAAATAACACTGAAGCACTTATGGATTTACAGGCAAAAAGAGTTGATGCCGTTGTTGTAGACGAAGTAGTTGGTAGATATTATATTAGCAAAAAACCTAATGTATTCAAAGTATTAGATGAAGACTTTGGAGGAGAATCTTATGGAGTAGGTTTTAGAAAAACTGACAATAGTTTTAGAGAAGCAGTGGATAAAGCCTTAGATGAGGTTATAAAAGATGGAACCGCAGATAAAATATCTGAAAAATGGTTTGGTAAAGGAATTTTTTAA
- a CDS encoding cell wall-binding repeat-containing protein: MKKRLLNITSAVVASCVMFFSSNVVSAAALQERLCGNNRYETNSKIVDSGWTESEYAVIVSGEDFADALCASPLAEQNKAPILLTNKDNLSIENKKQLSKLKVKKVFIIGGTGVVSDSVKSQIESMGIKTNRIYGQNRFETSIEVAKNLKNVRGIVVTNGHGFADALSIAPVAAQNDMPILLTDKEDLPKVTKEFLASKTLTESYVVGGTGVVSDKISSQLNNNTRLGGKNRYETNSIVLNHFADKFNYDKVYVASGENYPDALSGSVLAAATKSPLILVGDSVDSSVMTSVKTQHDKYNNVIVLGGTGVVSDVSANSIVYGIKYLNDTEALTLINNANKLGYPVVEANGMPEIYIGDKSYQKFQDEFNSPEKLYAYLNKYYTKSAINKIMSMLEIKEIDGAYCKIIGQLGTYSPDILNAKIKSEAISNNKMDLVISVRHLQDGYAGTYKATLMYEDGKWRVDHWDGLMQG, from the coding sequence ATGAAAAAAAGATTGTTAAATATTACTTCTGCTGTAGTTGCATCTTGTGTGATGTTTTTTTCGTCAAATGTTGTAAGTGCAGCAGCGCTACAAGAGAGGCTGTGTGGAAATAATAGGTATGAAACTAACTCTAAAATTGTAGACTCAGGCTGGACAGAATCGGAGTATGCAGTAATAGTAAGTGGAGAAGATTTTGCAGATGCATTATGTGCTTCTCCTTTAGCTGAACAAAACAAAGCACCTATACTTTTAACTAATAAAGATAATTTAAGTATAGAAAACAAAAAACAATTATCAAAGCTCAAAGTAAAAAAAGTATTTATTATTGGTGGAACAGGAGTTGTATCTGATAGCGTAAAATCTCAAATAGAAAGTATGGGTATTAAGACTAATAGAATATATGGACAAAATAGATTTGAAACATCTATAGAAGTAGCAAAAAATCTAAAAAATGTAAGAGGAATAGTGGTAACTAATGGTCATGGGTTTGCAGATGCATTATCTATAGCTCCAGTTGCAGCACAAAATGATATGCCAATATTGCTTACTGATAAAGAGGATTTACCTAAAGTCACTAAAGAGTTTTTGGCAAGTAAAACACTTACTGAAAGTTATGTAGTTGGTGGAACAGGAGTTGTAAGTGATAAGATTTCTTCACAATTAAATAATAACACAAGACTTGGAGGAAAAAATAGATACGAAACAAATTCAATTGTATTAAATCATTTTGCGGATAAATTTAATTATGATAAAGTTTATGTTGCATCAGGTGAGAATTATCCAGATGCACTATCTGGTAGTGTATTAGCAGCAGCAACCAAATCACCTTTAATTTTAGTAGGAGATTCTGTTGACTCATCAGTAATGACTTCAGTAAAAACTCAACATGATAAATATAATAATGTAATAGTCTTAGGTGGCACTGGAGTAGTTTCAGATGTATCAGCCAATAGTATTGTATATGGCATTAAATATTTAAATGATACAGAAGCGCTAACTCTTATAAATAATGCTAATAAGTTAGGATATCCAGTAGTAGAAGCTAATGGTATGCCTGAAATATATATTGGAGATAAGTCATATCAAAAATTCCAAGATGAATTTAATAGTCCTGAAAAGCTTTATGCCTATTTGAATAAATATTATACAAAATCTGCCATAAATAAGATTATGAGTATGCTTGAAATAAAGGAAATAGATGGAGCATATTGTAAAATAATTGGTCAATTAGGTACTTATTCTCCTGATATATTAAATGCTAAAATTAAAAGCGAAGCAATTTCTAATAATAAGATGGATTTAGTTATATCAGTTAGGCATTTACAGGATGGTTATGCTGGTACGTATAAAGCTACATTAATGTATGAAGATGGAAAATGGCGAGTAGATCATTGGGATGGTTTAATGCAGGGATAG
- the thiE gene encoding thiamine phosphate synthase, with translation MEINYELYLITDRRFLRGRQLKKVVEDAILGGVTIVQVREKDVSTREFYNIAKEVKEVTDHYKVPIIINDRLDIAQAIDAHGVHLGQKDMHLNIARKILGKDKIIGISVGNVKEALEAENNGADYLGIGTIFPTGSKKDVKEIIGIDGLSKIKNKISIPSVAIGGINKANFRDVLNTGIEGISVISAILDEDDIKLAANNLLMNR, from the coding sequence ATGGAAATAAATTATGAACTTTATTTAATTACAGATAGAAGATTTTTAAGAGGGCGTCAATTAAAAAAAGTAGTGGAAGACGCTATCCTAGGAGGAGTAACTATAGTACAAGTTAGAGAAAAAGATGTATCTACTAGAGAATTTTATAATATAGCTAAAGAAGTAAAAGAAGTAACAGACCATTACAAAGTGCCTATAATTATAAATGATAGATTAGATATTGCTCAAGCTATAGATGCTCATGGTGTTCATTTAGGTCAAAAGGACATGCACCTTAATATAGCTAGAAAAATTTTAGGTAAGGATAAAATAATAGGCATATCTGTAGGAAATGTTAAAGAAGCCTTAGAAGCTGAAAATAATGGTGCAGATTATCTAGGAATAGGAACTATATTCCCTACAGGTAGTAAGAAAGATGTAAAAGAAATTATTGGCATTGATGGATTATCAAAAATAAAAAACAAGATATCTATCCCTTCTGTAGCCATAGGTGGCATAAATAAAGCTAACTTCAGAGATGTTTTAAACACTGGTATAGAAGGAATTTCTGTAATTTCAGCCATATTAGATGAAGATGACATAAAACTTGCTGCTAATAATCTTTTAATGAATAGATAA
- a CDS encoding class I SAM-dependent methyltransferase, translating to MKKYTKPYYGPNNYFSAIKFFSAGILGLITFMFLLQHKEIKSYIAYFILFISILFIVNGLRIINFIFIGRFKHINRIISKVNWTGNENVLDVGIGKGILAIAVAKKLKNGSGKVTGIDIWNSEGILDKTKYYVNQNIELEGVADKVKTKTQNASALSFKSETFDVIVSKQCIHNIEDVQERKMAIEEMLRVLKSGGKLIISDSMYIDEYEKILLDKGLKVNISPKYFLDTYPASSILEVTKK from the coding sequence ATGAAGAAATATACAAAGCCATATTATGGCCCAAATAATTATTTTAGTGCTATTAAGTTTTTCTCTGCAGGAATTCTAGGTTTGATAACTTTTATGTTTCTTCTTCAACATAAAGAAATAAAAAGTTATATAGCTTATTTTATATTATTCATATCCATATTATTTATAGTTAATGGTTTAAGAATAATAAATTTTATATTTATAGGAAGATTTAAACACATAAATAGAATAATTTCTAAGGTTAATTGGACAGGGAATGAAAATGTATTAGATGTAGGTATTGGAAAAGGGATTTTGGCTATAGCGGTGGCTAAAAAACTAAAGAATGGATCAGGAAAAGTAACTGGCATAGATATATGGAATAGTGAAGGTATACTGGATAAAACTAAATATTATGTGAATCAAAATATAGAATTAGAAGGTGTAGCAGATAAGGTTAAAACAAAAACCCAAAATGCCTCAGCCTTATCCTTTAAAAGTGAAACTTTTGATGTAATTGTAAGCAAACAATGTATTCACAATATAGAAGATGTACAAGAGAGAAAAATGGCTATAGAAGAAATGTTAAGAGTTTTAAAATCAGGTGGGAAATTAATAATTTCAGATTCTATGTATATAGATGAATATGAAAAAATATTGTTGGACAAAGGATTGAAGGTAAATATATCTCCAAAGTATTTTTTAGATACCTACCCTGCCTCAAGTATATTAGAAGTTACTAAAAAGTAA
- a CDS encoding EAL and HDOD domain-containing protein produces the protein MDTFVARQPIFDINENVVAYELLFRTNNEDNKFNNIDGDIATSKVIINSFLLIGIKNLTDGKKAFINFTENLILNDIASLLPKEYVTIEVLENVTPSEAIICSCKKLKQEGYTIALDDFVLMDNLKELIKLSDIIKIDFTITKGAERKEIIDKILKINNKIKFLAEKIETREEFTTAASMGYSLFQGYFFSKPTIFNEKDIPIHSTTKYKILKEINKESIDFNYLEELIKTDLSLYYKLLKFINSSFSFKKNITSVKKAIALIGEKQTIRFISFILVYDITSNNKEYAKTTLVRAKFLDLLSKKTNYINKSDELFFMGLFYGIENFLNKPLKDILHDLPISEDTKSALLGKKNKLNYILNLVLNYEKGEWKKVNAICKHLNLSPNELTTIYINALNWTNKFNL, from the coding sequence TTGGATACATTTGTTGCTAGACAACCTATTTTTGACATAAATGAAAATGTAGTAGCCTATGAGTTATTATTTAGAACTAATAATGAAGATAATAAATTTAATAATATAGATGGAGATATAGCAACCTCTAAAGTAATAATTAACAGTTTTCTATTAATAGGAATAAAAAACTTAACTGATGGCAAAAAAGCTTTTATCAATTTTACAGAAAATCTTATTTTAAATGATATAGCCTCACTTCTCCCAAAAGAATACGTAACAATAGAAGTTCTAGAAAATGTAACTCCCTCTGAAGCTATAATATGCTCCTGTAAAAAATTAAAGCAAGAAGGATATACTATAGCATTAGATGATTTTGTTTTAATGGATAATTTAAAAGAACTAATAAAATTATCAGATATTATAAAAATAGATTTTACTATTACTAAAGGTGCTGAAAGAAAAGAAATTATAGATAAGATACTTAAAATAAATAACAAAATAAAATTTCTAGCTGAAAAGATTGAGACTAGAGAAGAATTTACTACCGCTGCCTCTATGGGATATTCTTTATTTCAAGGATATTTCTTTAGCAAGCCTACCATATTTAACGAAAAGGATATTCCTATACATAGCACTACTAAATATAAAATCTTAAAAGAAATAAATAAGGAAAGTATAGATTTTAACTATCTAGAAGAATTAATTAAAACAGACTTATCCTTATATTACAAACTACTTAAATTTATAAATTCTTCTTTTTCTTTTAAGAAAAATATAACCTCTGTAAAAAAAGCTATAGCTTTAATTGGTGAAAAACAAACTATAAGATTTATTTCATTTATATTAGTATATGATATAACAAGTAACAACAAAGAATATGCAAAGACAACCTTAGTAAGAGCAAAATTTCTAGATCTTCTATCTAAGAAAACAAATTATATAAACAAATCAGATGAATTATTTTTTATGGGATTATTTTATGGAATAGAAAACTTTCTAAATAAACCCTTAAAAGATATTTTACATGATCTTCCTATATCTGAAGATACCAAATCCGCTCTTCTTGGTAAAAAAAATAAGCTAAATTATATACTTAATCTTGTATTAAACTATGAAAAAGGTGAATGGAAAAAAGTTAATGCTATATGTAAACATCTGAATTTATCTCCTAATGAATTAACTACTATTTATATAAATGCTCTAAATTGGACAAATAAATTCAATCTTTAA
- a CDS encoding ABC transporter substrate-binding protein, with amino-acid sequence MKFAKFKKKSLIALSSILVLGSLVGCQSNSSEKEGTIKVGLVAPLSGSMAQDGKSILNAAQLAVDEVNKEGGINKKKIELVYEDDKGEPKEAASIANKYSSDKDIMAVMGSFSAPCTLAGIPIYTKAKIPMMGPCGSAPALSGSSEYYRKVTPSDLTTGKELSKWMLKDMNYKKVAIIYVNNDYGKGVAESVDDFYKENGGQVVAKESYMPKTQDFGSIITKVKSKSPDIIIMGSFYGDAGAFLKQAHNVGYNPKVAGPTPLLSKSLVDLAGKDAEGIFTIGSFSTNLENEKVKEFAEKYKKKYNQDPSSFAAYSYDATKILIEGIKKGGNDREKINEALKNMGTYTGVTGNTKFEKSGDAEKNLIRFIVKDGKFVEWKK; translated from the coding sequence GTGAAATTTGCAAAATTTAAGAAAAAATCTTTAATTGCATTATCTAGCATACTAGTATTAGGTAGTTTAGTTGGTTGCCAATCAAATTCAAGCGAGAAAGAGGGAACTATAAAAGTTGGATTAGTAGCACCATTATCTGGATCTATGGCACAGGATGGTAAAAGTATATTAAATGCAGCTCAATTAGCAGTTGATGAAGTTAATAAAGAAGGCGGAATTAACAAGAAAAAAATAGAATTAGTTTACGAAGATGATAAGGGAGAGCCAAAGGAGGCTGCATCCATTGCAAATAAATATTCATCAGATAAAGATATTATGGCGGTTATGGGAAGCTTTTCTGCACCATGTACTTTAGCTGGAATACCTATTTATACTAAAGCTAAAATTCCAATGATGGGACCTTGTGGTTCAGCACCAGCTTTAAGTGGTAGCAGTGAATATTATAGAAAAGTAACTCCATCAGATTTAACAACAGGAAAAGAATTATCAAAATGGATGTTAAAAGATATGAATTATAAAAAAGTTGCTATTATATATGTAAACAACGATTATGGTAAAGGCGTTGCGGAAAGTGTAGATGATTTTTATAAAGAAAATGGAGGACAAGTTGTAGCTAAAGAAAGTTACATGCCTAAAACTCAAGACTTTGGAAGTATAATAACAAAAGTAAAAAGCAAAAGTCCAGATATAATTATAATGGGATCTTTTTATGGTGATGCAGGTGCCTTTCTTAAACAAGCTCATAATGTAGGATATAATCCTAAAGTAGCTGGACCTACTCCATTGCTTTCAAAATCATTAGTAGATTTAGCAGGAAAAGATGCAGAAGGTATATTTACTATAGGGTCTTTTTCTACTAACCTTGAAAATGAAAAAGTAAAAGAGTTTGCAGAAAAATATAAAAAGAAATACAACCAAGATCCAAGTAGTTTTGCAGCTTATTCCTATGATGCAACTAAGATATTAATAGAAGGAATTAAAAAGGGTGGAAATGATAGAGAAAAAATCAATGAGGCATTAAAAAATATGGGAACTTATACTGGAGTGACAGGAAATACTAAGTTTGAAAAAAGTGGAGATGCAGAAAAGAATCTAATAAGATTCATAGTTAAAGATGGAAAATTTGTTGAATGGAAGAAATAA